One Pseudomonas lalucatii genomic window carries:
- a CDS encoding HDOD domain-containing protein produces MPPQPQIMVDLQMEQVMPHPDLRNIARLIGQDPGLSGALLKLVNSPFFGLANRIASIQQAVNLLGCDTVINLINAQSIKGELSDETIVTLNRFWDTAQDVAMTCLTLAKRIGYQAPDEAYTLGLFHNCGIPLMVKRFPDYMIVLEEAYYSAGGECRVVDTENRLLNTNHAVVGYFTAKSWNLPLHLCEAIASHHNALSIFSDDSGRDAQLKTLLAILKMAEHICQTHLTLGNQPEDHEWQSIEQLVLEYVGLSEYDFENLRESIRDLGAG; encoded by the coding sequence GTGCCGCCGCAGCCACAGATCATGGTCGACCTGCAGATGGAGCAGGTCATGCCCCATCCGGACCTGCGTAACATCGCCCGCCTGATCGGCCAGGACCCGGGCCTGTCCGGGGCCCTGCTCAAGCTGGTCAATTCGCCGTTCTTCGGCCTGGCCAACCGCATCGCCTCGATCCAGCAGGCGGTCAACCTGCTCGGCTGCGATACGGTGATCAACCTGATCAACGCCCAGTCGATCAAGGGCGAGCTGAGCGACGAGACGATCGTCACCCTCAACCGTTTCTGGGACACCGCCCAGGACGTGGCCATGACCTGCCTGACCCTGGCCAAGCGCATCGGCTACCAGGCGCCGGACGAGGCCTACACCCTGGGCCTGTTCCACAACTGCGGCATTCCGCTGATGGTCAAGCGCTTCCCCGACTACATGATAGTGCTGGAGGAGGCCTACTACAGCGCCGGCGGCGAGTGCCGCGTGGTGGACACCGAGAACCGCCTGCTCAACACCAACCACGCGGTGGTCGGCTACTTCACCGCCAAGTCGTGGAACCTGCCGCTGCACCTGTGCGAGGCCATCGCCAGCCACCACAACGCGCTGTCGATCTTCAGCGACGACTCCGGCCGCGATGCCCAGCTCAAGACCCTGCTGGCGATCCTGAAGATGGCCGAGCACATCTGCCAGACCCACCTGACGCTCGGTAACCAGCCCGAGGATCACGAGTGGCAGAGCATCGAGCAGCTGGTGCTGGAGTATGTCGGCCTGTCCGAATACGACTTCGAGAACCTGCGCGAGAGCATTCGCGACCTCGGCGCCGGCTGA
- a CDS encoding ABC transporter substrate-binding protein, whose translation MARSLTTRFSAFALAAALGTASFAASAEDSLTVVSWGGAYGAAQKKHVIDPFQKDTGVKVLFEDYSGGVAEIKAQVESGNIQWDVVDFEVIDLERACSEGLLESIPRDILPPGIDGTPAAQDFIPEALASECAIGNIVWSVVFAYNQNTIGGTKAATIGDFFDTKKIPGKRAMRKRPQVNMEWALLADGVTPEEVYEVLATPEGQQRALDKLATIKNDIVWFDSWSQAPQLLNDGGAVLVQSANGRFYDAIRQEGKPFEIVWDGHVYDLDAWAIVKGSPKKELAQKFIAYATGSKPLAGMPDVAYGPTRKSSMPLADQSAAPHLPTAHLDKGIQAGSEFWADYGESLGEKFNEWLLK comes from the coding sequence ATGGCTAGATCACTGACTACCCGCTTTTCCGCATTCGCCCTGGCCGCGGCGCTGGGCACGGCGTCCTTCGCCGCCAGCGCCGAGGACAGCCTGACCGTGGTGTCCTGGGGCGGCGCCTACGGCGCGGCGCAGAAGAAACACGTGATCGACCCCTTCCAGAAGGACACCGGGGTCAAGGTGCTGTTCGAGGACTATTCCGGTGGCGTGGCCGAGATCAAGGCTCAGGTCGAGTCCGGCAACATCCAGTGGGACGTGGTCGACTTCGAGGTGATCGACCTCGAGCGCGCCTGCTCCGAAGGCCTGCTGGAGAGCATCCCGCGGGACATTCTGCCGCCGGGCATCGACGGCACCCCGGCCGCGCAGGACTTCATCCCCGAGGCCCTGGCCAGCGAATGCGCCATCGGCAACATCGTCTGGTCGGTGGTGTTCGCCTACAACCAGAACACCATCGGCGGCACCAAGGCGGCGACCATCGGCGACTTCTTCGACACCAAGAAGATCCCCGGCAAGCGCGCCATGCGCAAGCGCCCCCAGGTCAACATGGAGTGGGCCCTGCTGGCCGACGGCGTGACGCCTGAGGAGGTCTACGAAGTGCTGGCCACCCCGGAAGGCCAACAGCGCGCCCTGGACAAGCTGGCCACGATCAAGAACGACATCGTCTGGTTCGACTCCTGGTCGCAAGCCCCGCAACTGCTCAACGACGGCGGCGCGGTGCTGGTGCAGTCGGCCAACGGGCGTTTCTACGACGCCATCCGCCAGGAAGGCAAACCCTTCGAGATCGTCTGGGACGGCCACGTCTACGACCTCGACGCCTGGGCCATCGTCAAGGGCTCGCCGAAAAAGGAGCTGGCGCAGAAGTTCATTGCCTACGCCACCGGTTCCAAGCCGCTGGCGGGCATGCCGGACGTGGCCTACGGCCCGACCCGCAAGTCCTCCATGCCGCTGGCCGACCAGAGCGCCGCGCCGCACCTGCCGACCGCCCACCTGGACAAGGGCATCCAGGCCGGCTCGGAGTTCTGGGCCGACTACGGCGAGTCCCTCGGCGAGAAGTTCAACGAGTGGCTGCTCAAGTAA
- a CDS encoding NAD(P)/FAD-dependent oxidoreductase — protein MNCDTIVLGAGIIGVCTALHLQARGQRVSLVDIKAPGEGTSFGNAGLIERSSVVPYAFPREFWRLLRYGLNRQSDVRYSPRHLPQAVPWLLSYWRHSAPEPLAAAARAMRPLIERCVLEHDALVEQAGLGHLIRADGWIEIFRCPRALQRARQEARARSVYGLHFELLDAAQLRAREPGLSEAVCGGVHWLDPKTVRDPGSLVKGYAALFASRGGQVLEGDARSLQATSPGWQVMTAQGALSAAQAVIALGPESDALLRPLGYRIPLGIKRGYHMHYAAARELRHALCDSRGGYVLAPMDRGIRLTTGIEFAAADAPANEIQLRRAEALARRLFPLGERLDAQPWLGRRPCLPDMLPVMGPAPRHPGLWFNFGHAHHGLTLGPVSGRLLAELITGERPFTDPAPYGAERFA, from the coding sequence ATGAACTGCGACACCATCGTTCTGGGCGCCGGCATCATCGGCGTGTGCACCGCCCTGCACTTGCAGGCCCGCGGCCAGCGGGTGAGCCTGGTCGACATCAAGGCGCCGGGCGAGGGCACCAGCTTCGGCAACGCCGGGTTGATCGAGCGCTCCAGTGTGGTGCCCTACGCCTTTCCCCGGGAGTTCTGGCGCCTGTTGCGCTACGGCCTGAACCGCCAGTCGGACGTGCGTTACAGCCCGCGCCACCTGCCCCAGGCGGTGCCCTGGCTGCTCAGCTACTGGCGGCACTCGGCGCCCGAGCCCCTGGCGGCGGCGGCCCGGGCGATGCGGCCACTGATCGAGCGCTGCGTGCTGGAGCACGACGCCCTGGTCGAACAGGCCGGGCTGGGACACTTGATCCGCGCCGATGGCTGGATCGAGATATTCCGCTGCCCGCGGGCCCTGCAGCGTGCCCGGCAGGAGGCCCGCGCCAGGAGCGTCTATGGCCTGCACTTCGAGCTGCTCGATGCCGCGCAGTTGCGCGCCCGCGAGCCAGGCCTGTCCGAGGCGGTGTGCGGCGGCGTGCACTGGCTGGACCCGAAGACGGTCCGCGACCCCGGCAGCCTGGTCAAGGGCTATGCGGCCCTGTTCGCCTCGCGCGGTGGCCAGGTGCTGGAGGGCGATGCCCGCTCGCTGCAGGCGACGTCGCCGGGCTGGCAGGTGATGACCGCCCAGGGGGCGCTGAGCGCGGCGCAGGCGGTGATCGCCCTGGGTCCGGAGTCCGACGCGCTGTTGCGGCCATTGGGCTACCGCATTCCCCTGGGCATCAAGCGCGGTTACCACATGCACTACGCGGCCGCCCGCGAGCTCAGGCACGCGCTGTGCGACAGCCGGGGCGGCTACGTGCTGGCGCCCATGGACCGCGGCATACGCCTGACCACCGGCATCGAGTTCGCCGCCGCCGATGCGCCGGCCAACGAGATCCAGCTGCGCCGTGCCGAGGCCCTGGCCCGGCGGCTGTTTCCCCTGGGCGAGCGCCTCGATGCGCAGCCCTGGCTGGGCCGGCGGCCCTGCCTGCCGGACATGCTGCCGGTCATGGGCCCCGCGCCGCGCCATCCGGGGCTATGGTTCAATTTCGGCCATGCCCACCACGGCCTGACCCTGGGGCCGGTCAGCGGCCGGCTGCTGGCCGAGCTGATCACCGGCGAGCGGCCCTTTACCGATCCGGCGCCCTACGGCGCCGAACGCTTCGCCTAG
- the mutM gene encoding bifunctional DNA-formamidopyrimidine glycosylase/DNA-(apurinic or apyrimidinic site) lyase has protein sequence MPELPEVETTRRGIAPYLEGQRVSRVIVRERRLRWPIPEDLDVRLSGQRIECVERRAKYLLIRAESGSLISHLGMSGSLRLVECGLPAAKHEHVDIELESGLALRYTDPRRFGALLWSRDPLQHELLARLGPEPLTELFGGERLFQLSRGRAMAVKPFIMDNAVVVGVGNIYASEALFAAGIDPRREAGSISRARYLKLAEAIKRILAQAIECGGTTLRDFVGGDGQPGYFQQELFVYGRGGEFCKNCGGTLREVKLGQRASVYCPRCQR, from the coding sequence ATGCCCGAACTGCCCGAAGTCGAAACCACCCGCCGCGGCATCGCCCCCTACCTGGAGGGCCAGCGCGTCAGCCGGGTCATAGTGCGCGAACGCCGCCTGCGCTGGCCGATCCCCGAGGACCTCGACGTGCGCCTGTCCGGCCAGCGCATCGAATGCGTCGAGCGGCGCGCCAAGTACCTGCTGATCCGGGCCGAGAGCGGCAGCCTGATCAGCCACCTGGGCATGTCCGGCAGCCTGCGCCTGGTCGAGTGCGGCCTGCCGGCGGCCAAGCACGAGCACGTGGACATCGAGCTGGAATCGGGCCTGGCGCTGCGCTACACCGACCCGCGGCGCTTCGGTGCGCTGTTGTGGAGCCGCGATCCGCTGCAGCACGAACTGCTGGCCCGGCTCGGCCCTGAGCCCCTGACCGAGCTGTTCGGCGGCGAGCGCCTGTTCCAGCTGTCCCGCGGCCGGGCCATGGCGGTCAAGCCCTTCATCATGGACAACGCGGTGGTGGTGGGGGTGGGTAACATCTACGCCAGCGAAGCCCTGTTCGCCGCCGGCATCGACCCGCGCCGCGAGGCCGGTTCGATCTCCCGGGCGCGCTACCTGAAGCTGGCCGAGGCGATCAAGCGCATCCTCGCCCAGGCCATCGAGTGCGGCGGCACCACACTGCGCGACTTCGTCGGCGGCGATGGCCAGCCGGGCTACTTCCAGCAGGAGCTGTTCGTCTACGGTCGCGGCGGCGAATTCTGCAAGAATTGCGGCGGCACCCTGCGCGAGGTCAAGCTGGGCCAGCGTGCCAGCGTCTACTGCCCGCGCTGCCAGCGCTGA
- a CDS encoding ABC transporter ATP-binding protein, which translates to MADQAGGKPFLQFSNVKKTYDHKTLVVKDFNLEVAQGEFITLLGPSGSGKTTCLMMLAGFEDVTSGEILINGRSVTSIAPYQRNIGMVFQQYALFPHMTLRENLAYPLKIRKQPKEQIRAKVEEYLALVELQDFGGRYPGQLSGGQRQRVALARALIFAPDIVLMDEPLGALDKKLREQMQFEIKRLHEQLGFTVIYVTHDQTEALTMSDRIAVFENGIVQQCAPPDVLYERPANLFVADFIGESNKLKGVIETVGSDTVGVRLEDGSKVDTLKANCTEVGLPTMVSVRPEKLTFTDRLGSAGNQVKARFITRHYVGEYIRYHFETADGTELVVKNLNDSSAPQLSAKDEVALAWLPQDSQALDRPAVSAAP; encoded by the coding sequence ATGGCGGATCAGGCTGGGGGCAAACCGTTCCTGCAGTTCAGCAACGTGAAGAAGACCTACGACCACAAGACCCTGGTGGTCAAGGACTTCAACCTGGAAGTAGCCCAGGGTGAGTTCATCACCCTGCTCGGCCCCTCCGGCTCGGGCAAGACCACCTGCCTGATGATGCTCGCCGGCTTCGAGGACGTGACCAGCGGCGAGATCCTGATCAACGGCCGCTCGGTCACCAGCATCGCGCCCTACCAGCGCAACATCGGCATGGTGTTCCAGCAGTACGCGCTGTTCCCGCACATGACCCTGCGCGAGAACCTCGCCTACCCGCTGAAGATCCGCAAGCAACCCAAGGAGCAGATCCGCGCCAAGGTCGAGGAGTACCTGGCCCTGGTGGAGCTGCAGGACTTCGGCGGCCGTTACCCCGGCCAGCTGTCCGGCGGCCAGCGCCAGCGCGTGGCCCTGGCCCGGGCGCTGATCTTCGCCCCGGACATCGTGCTGATGGACGAGCCCCTCGGCGCCCTGGACAAGAAGTTGCGCGAGCAGATGCAGTTCGAGATCAAGCGCCTGCACGAGCAGCTCGGCTTCACCGTGATCTACGTGACCCACGACCAGACCGAAGCCCTGACCATGAGCGACCGCATCGCCGTGTTCGAGAACGGCATCGTTCAGCAGTGCGCGCCGCCCGACGTGCTCTACGAGCGCCCGGCCAACCTGTTCGTCGCCGACTTCATCGGCGAGAGCAACAAGCTCAAGGGGGTGATCGAGACGGTCGGCAGCGACACGGTCGGCGTGCGCCTGGAGGACGGCTCCAAGGTCGACACCCTGAAGGCCAACTGCACCGAGGTCGGCCTGCCCACCATGGTGTCGGTGCGCCCGGAGAAGCTGACCTTCACCGACCGCCTCGGCAGCGCCGGCAACCAGGTCAAGGCGCGCTTCATCACCCGCCACTATGTCGGCGAATACATCCGCTACCACTTCGAGACCGCCGACGGCACCGAGCTGGTAGTCAAGAACCTGAACGACAGTTCAGCCCCGCAACTCAGCGCCAAGGACGAGGTCGCCCTGGCCTGGCTGCCGCAGGACAGCCAGGCCCTGGATCGCCCCGCCGTGTCGGCGGCGCCCTGA
- a CDS encoding ABC transporter permease, whose protein sequence is MTALTTTEAGQAASARRKKRITAFLFVVPLLAFILLTFVAPIGSMLWRSVHHPTVAELIPLTLAELERWDGKTTPDRQTFGVFAVELQGLAEQRLSGKLAEEINRAYAGMSSVVKSTARKVRRLDEAQLASQGAETVLEAHRNWQKPALWFAIQRAGQRYTYDYYLTALDLELHPEQGIQVREDTQIYLQLYTKTLNMALVITLLCALLGYPLAYYLSGLPENRANLLLVMVLLPFWTSLLVRTTAWIALLQTNGVINSFLLGSGLIGEPFEMLYTSFATVVAMTHILLPFMILPLYSVMRGIDPSYLRAAMSLGAKPIPAFLRIYFPMTLPGLSAGALLVFIISVGYYITPALVGGTDGQMISNIIAFHMQRSNNWELAAALGSLLLGLILVLYWLYDRFVGASNIKLG, encoded by the coding sequence TTGACTGCCCTGACCACCACCGAAGCCGGCCAGGCCGCCAGCGCCCGGCGCAAGAAGCGCATCACCGCCTTCCTGTTCGTCGTACCGCTGTTGGCCTTCATCCTGCTGACCTTCGTCGCCCCCATCGGCAGCATGCTGTGGCGCAGCGTGCACCACCCGACGGTGGCCGAACTGATTCCGCTGACCCTGGCCGAGCTCGAGCGCTGGGACGGCAAGACCACCCCCGACCGGCAGACCTTCGGCGTGTTCGCCGTCGAGCTGCAGGGCCTGGCCGAACAGCGCCTGTCCGGCAAGCTGGCCGAGGAAATCAACCGCGCCTATGCCGGCATGTCCAGCGTGGTCAAGTCCACCGCGCGCAAGGTGCGCCGGCTGGACGAGGCGCAATTGGCCAGCCAGGGCGCCGAGACGGTGCTCGAGGCCCACCGCAACTGGCAGAAACCGGCGCTGTGGTTCGCCATCCAGCGCGCCGGCCAGCGCTACACCTACGACTACTACCTGACCGCCCTGGACCTGGAGCTGCACCCCGAACAGGGCATCCAGGTGCGCGAGGACACCCAGATCTACCTGCAGCTCTACACCAAGACCCTGAACATGGCGCTGGTCATCACCCTGCTCTGCGCCCTGCTCGGCTACCCCCTGGCCTACTACCTGTCCGGCCTGCCGGAGAACCGTGCCAACCTGCTGCTGGTGATGGTCCTGCTGCCGTTCTGGACCTCGCTGCTGGTACGCACCACGGCCTGGATCGCGCTGCTGCAGACCAACGGGGTGATCAACTCCTTCCTGCTCGGCAGCGGGCTGATCGGCGAGCCCTTCGAGATGCTCTACACCTCGTTCGCCACAGTCGTGGCCATGACCCATATCCTCCTGCCGTTCATGATCCTGCCGCTGTACAGCGTGATGCGCGGCATCGACCCCAGCTACCTGCGCGCCGCCATGTCCCTCGGCGCCAAGCCGATCCCGGCCTTCCTGCGCATCTACTTCCCGATGACCCTGCCGGGACTCAGCGCCGGCGCCCTGCTGGTGTTCATCATCTCGGTCGGCTACTACATCACCCCGGCGCTGGTCGGCGGCACCGACGGGCAGATGATCAGCAACATCATCGCCTTCCACATGCAGCGCTCGAACAATTGGGAACTGGCCGCCGCCCTCGGCTCGCTGCTGCTGGGGCTGATCCTGGTGCTGTACTGGCTGTACGACCGTTTCGTCGGCGCCAGCAATATCAAGCTGGGCTAG
- a CDS encoding multidrug transporter, producing MNLFRSTAAVLALTTGLLALPAQAEVMQQNASGDPLYTANAPKGYAMLGDLLIARPLLIGATAIGAVAFVVSLPFTALGGNIGEAGEALVVEPGKAAFVRCLGCTTSGYKRD from the coding sequence ATGAATCTGTTTCGCTCGACCGCCGCTGTCCTGGCACTGACCACTGGCCTGCTGGCGCTGCCGGCCCAGGCGGAAGTGATGCAGCAGAACGCCAGCGGTGACCCGCTCTATACGGCCAATGCGCCTAAGGGCTACGCGATGCTCGGCGACCTGCTGATTGCCCGCCCGCTGTTGATCGGCGCCACGGCGATAGGTGCGGTCGCCTTCGTCGTCAGCCTGCCGTTCACCGCCTTGGGCGGTAACATCGGTGAGGCCGGCGAGGCCCTGGTGGTGGAACCGGGCAAGGCGGCCTTCGTGCGTTGCCTGGGTTGCACCACCAGCGGCTACAAGCGCGACTGA
- a CDS encoding class I SAM-dependent rRNA methyltransferase, protein MSLPSLRLKANADRRLRAGHLWVYSNEIDVAATPLHGFAAGDQALLEAAGGKPLGVVALSPNNLICARLLSRDVKHVLDKSLLVHRLNVALSLRERLFDKPCYRLVYGDSDLLPGLVVDRFFDILVVQLASATMERHKDEVLAALIQVLKPSGILLKNDSAARDAEGLERYVETAYGQVPEWVALEENGVKFEAPVIEGQKTGWFYDHRMNRARLAPYVEGKRVLDLFSYIGGWGVQAAAFGASEVFCVDASGFALDGVERNAALNGVAERVSCVEGDVFAALKELKAAEERFDVVIADPPAFIKRKKDLKNGEAAYRRLNEQAMRLLGKDGILVSASCSMHLPEDDLQNILLTSARHLDRNIQLLERGAQGPDHPVHPAIAETRYIKSLTCRLLPNS, encoded by the coding sequence ATGTCCCTGCCCAGCCTGCGCCTGAAAGCCAATGCCGATCGACGCCTGCGCGCCGGCCACCTGTGGGTCTACAGCAACGAGATCGACGTCGCCGCCACGCCGCTGCACGGCTTCGCCGCGGGCGACCAGGCGCTGCTCGAGGCCGCCGGCGGCAAGCCCCTGGGGGTGGTCGCGCTGAGCCCGAACAACCTGATCTGCGCGCGCCTACTGTCGCGGGACGTCAAGCATGTGCTGGACAAGTCGCTGCTGGTGCACCGCCTCAACGTCGCCCTGAGCCTGCGCGAGCGCCTGTTCGACAAGCCCTGCTACCGCCTGGTGTACGGCGACTCCGACCTGCTGCCGGGCCTGGTGGTCGACCGCTTCTTCGACATCCTGGTGGTGCAGCTGGCCTCGGCCACCATGGAACGGCACAAGGACGAGGTGCTCGCCGCCCTGATCCAGGTGCTCAAGCCCAGCGGCATCCTGCTCAAGAACGACTCCGCAGCGCGCGACGCCGAGGGCCTGGAGCGCTACGTCGAGACCGCCTACGGCCAGGTGCCGGAATGGGTCGCCCTGGAGGAGAACGGGGTGAAGTTTGAGGCGCCGGTGATCGAGGGGCAGAAGACCGGCTGGTTCTACGACCACCGCATGAACCGCGCGCGCCTGGCGCCCTACGTCGAGGGCAAGCGGGTGCTCGACCTGTTCAGCTACATCGGCGGCTGGGGCGTGCAGGCCGCCGCCTTCGGCGCCAGCGAGGTGTTCTGCGTGGACGCCTCCGGCTTCGCCCTCGATGGCGTGGAGCGCAACGCCGCGCTCAACGGCGTCGCCGAGCGGGTCAGCTGCGTCGAAGGCGACGTGTTCGCCGCGCTCAAGGAGCTCAAGGCCGCCGAGGAGCGCTTCGACGTGGTGATCGCCGACCCACCCGCCTTTATCAAGCGGAAAAAAGACCTCAAGAATGGCGAGGCCGCCTACCGCCGCCTCAACGAGCAGGCCATGCGCCTGCTGGGCAAGGACGGCATCCTGGTCAGCGCCAGCTGCTCCATGCACCTGCCCGAAGACGACCTGCAGAACATCCTGCTGACCAGCGCGCGCCACCTGGACCGCAACATCCAGCTGCTCGAACGCGGCGCCCAGGGCCCGGATCACCCGGTGCACCCGGCTATCGCCGAGACCCGCTACATCAAGAGCCTGACCTGCCGCCTGCTGCCCAACAGCTGA